A single region of the Flavobacteriales bacterium genome encodes:
- a CDS encoding 3-oxoacyl-ACP synthase translates to MSIELKIKAVSELAEQLKTRLESLQTAFSELQESLLREEKSTAGDKHETGRAMTQLELEKLGKQLKSCQLELESYQKIDYHLPKNKVQTGALVIHSKGNFLIGIAGSKLNCGVMPVSVSAPLVQSMINLSAGDSFPFQGQSDSIKAIF, encoded by the coding sequence TTGTCAATTGAACTAAAAATTAAAGCAGTTTCTGAGCTTGCTGAACAACTAAAAACACGGTTGGAATCACTTCAAACGGCATTTTCCGAGCTTCAGGAATCGCTGTTAAGGGAAGAAAAAAGTACTGCAGGCGATAAACATGAAACGGGTAGAGCCATGACGCAATTGGAATTAGAGAAGTTGGGAAAGCAATTAAAATCCTGTCAGCTCGAACTTGAATCCTATCAAAAAATCGATTATCATCTTCCCAAAAACAAGGTTCAAACTGGAGCTTTAGTCATCCATTCCAAAGGCAATTTTTTAATTGGAATAGCCGGTTCAAAACTGAATTGCGGGGTTATGCCAGTTTCCGTTTCAGCACCATTGGTTCAATCTATGATAAACCTTTCTGCGGGCGATTCCTTTCCATTTCAGGGTCAATCGGATTCCATTAAAGCCATATTCTAA
- a CDS encoding peptidylprolyl isomerase, producing MKKAIIHTAKGDMTVEFFHHDAPNTVDNFIKLSESGFYNGLKFHRVIPDFVIQGGCPNGIGNGGPGYKIKCELTGGNQFHDRGVLSMAHAGRDTGGSQFFICHNRKNTAHLDRNHTCFGKVVEGLDVIDQIRQGDTIDSIEILEA from the coding sequence ATGAAAAAAGCAATCATCCACACAGCCAAAGGCGATATGACGGTCGAATTTTTCCATCACGACGCTCCAAATACGGTAGACAACTTCATTAAACTCAGTGAAAGCGGGTTTTATAACGGACTAAAATTTCACCGTGTGATCCCTGATTTCGTAATACAGGGTGGTTGTCCGAACGGTATTGGGAATGGTGGACCCGGCTACAAAATTAAGTGCGAATTAACCGGTGGAAATCAGTTTCACGACCGTGGCGTATTAAGTATGGCCCACGCCGGAAGAGATACCGGAGGTTCGCAGTTTTTCATTTGCCACAACCGTAAAAATACAGCGCATTTAGACCGCAATCATACCTGCTTCGGAAAGGTTGTTGAAGGATTGGATGTCATCGATCAAATTCGCCAGGGCGACACCATCGATTCCATTGAAATTCTTGAAGC